From a region of the Methanolinea sp. genome:
- a CDS encoding MFS transporter translates to MTDPHPSPHVELSRSLILVMVTIGTFLNPFTGSSINLALPIIGEEFGVNAVTLSWVPTAYLLSTAIFLLPAGMLGDIAGRGRVFGWGTLLYTVASAITIVAPSAPALLAFRFLQGIGSAMLFGNAVAIIAELYPPGERGRAFGINVTSVYAGLMLGPFIGGLLTQFFGWRSIFFVTVMLGGTVLLNVSRFPPVLNEPRRDVFDWQGASLSALVLILFSAGISRVPEPASVALIGASAIAMVIFLAVEERRPHPLFPIVLLRENRVFSRSNLAAFINYSATFAVTFLMSLYLQVVRGMSPAAAGSILLIQPFFQMICSPVAGRLSDRTDPSLLATSGMVLTSSGLLALSFVGEMTSTGFIILILAGIGTGLGLFSAPNMTVIMGSVERYHYTLASSMVATMRNSGMMVSMAVVMVAFSLLIGDSPLTPGNSGAFLASMQLVFLVFFMITLIGAFISRDRQTTSARVKRS, encoded by the coding sequence ATGACGGATCCGCATCCTTCTCCCCATGTAGAGTTATCCCGGTCCCTGATCCTCGTGATGGTGACGATCGGAACCTTCCTAAACCCCTTCACCGGTTCCAGCATCAACCTCGCCCTTCCCATTATCGGGGAAGAGTTTGGCGTCAATGCCGTCACCCTCTCCTGGGTCCCTACCGCCTACCTCCTCTCCACCGCAATTTTTCTCCTGCCGGCAGGCATGCTGGGGGATATTGCGGGAAGGGGCCGGGTGTTTGGGTGGGGTACCCTGCTCTACACGGTCGCATCGGCGATCACTATCGTCGCCCCGTCAGCTCCCGCCCTTCTTGCGTTCCGGTTTCTCCAGGGTATTGGCAGTGCAATGCTCTTTGGCAATGCGGTCGCCATCATCGCCGAGCTCTATCCTCCAGGAGAGCGGGGACGGGCATTCGGGATCAACGTGACATCCGTGTATGCCGGACTTATGCTCGGCCCGTTCATCGGAGGCCTCCTGACACAGTTCTTCGGGTGGCGGAGTATCTTTTTTGTTACAGTCATGCTGGGCGGTACAGTCCTCCTCAATGTGTCCCGGTTTCCGCCGGTGCTGAACGAACCCCGGCGGGATGTCTTTGACTGGCAGGGTGCGTCCCTTTCCGCCCTGGTCCTGATCCTCTTCTCGGCAGGGATTTCCAGGGTTCCTGAACCGGCATCTGTCGCCCTGATCGGCGCATCAGCAATTGCCATGGTCATCTTTCTCGCGGTGGAAGAGCGTCGGCCCCATCCGCTCTTCCCCATCGTGCTCCTGCGGGAGAATCGCGTTTTCTCCCGCTCGAATCTCGCCGCTTTCATCAACTACAGCGCCACTTTTGCCGTGACATTCCTGATGAGCCTCTACCTCCAGGTGGTCAGGGGCATGTCTCCGGCTGCTGCAGGATCGATCCTGCTCATCCAGCCCTTCTTCCAGATGATCTGTTCGCCGGTTGCAGGAAGGCTCTCGGACCGGACCGATCCTTCCCTTCTCGCCACTTCGGGGATGGTGCTCACGTCCTCAGGCCTCCTGGCTCTCTCCTTTGTAGGAGAGATGACATCAACAGGGTTCATTATTCTCATTTTGGCCGGCATCGGAACAGGTCTTGGGCTCTTCTCCGCCCCCAATATGACAGTAATCATGGGAAGTGTGGAACGATACCACTATACCCTCGCATCATCGATGGTTGCAACCATGCGGAACTCTGGTATGATGGTGAGCATGGCTGTCGTGATGGTCGCTTTTTCCCTCCTTATCGGGGACTCGCCCCTCACTCCCGGCAATTCAGGGGCATTCCTGGCAAGCATGCAGCTGGTCTTCCTTGTTTTCTTCATGATTACCCTGATCGGGGCATTCATTTCCCGGGACCGACAAACCACTTCCGCGAGGGTAAAAAGGAGTTGA